The candidate division KSB1 bacterium genome includes a window with the following:
- a CDS encoding O-antigen ligase family protein encodes MADWALGDRELRWAVGGAFLAALAGSMALVSLYEWVGLAGVVIGPTLVLLLWYLPEFWVALLFSSGIFKEWATLALPIFRTLDFTLVLALLALVAYLLRWLRQPRGMPVSQWASLLTFAVFAGYLLLSVSWSPSPAYGLSKALSFAGFGGVLFLAASGMAGRESVVRSLWVLFFMALGTSIYTVATLSRALGNLPKIYEFYRASFLGVNPISYAQWLGTIAVASFALGPGLRSRGARLLAYAGSLLMTAVVLAANSRGPTLSLLICLLALAFLESRRRHSLRPLRWLALGVVVVVSLVSLLPEKLVSRYSDFSTERSWVSQIQSRLTMYQRLRAWERAFDVTTEDMATATLGLGSGGFSHEYYHEDVPWWPHNIFLEVLCEGGAIGLLLLLGHWATLLVGVSAARSKAAHRDASLGRIYLAVGLGILFLFVGAQFSGDLSHNRRLWYFLGLLCAVNSDAADSK; translated from the coding sequence GTGGCAGATTGGGCATTAGGCGACCGAGAACTGCGATGGGCCGTGGGAGGGGCATTTCTTGCCGCGTTGGCCGGGTCGATGGCGCTCGTGTCGTTGTACGAGTGGGTCGGCTTGGCAGGCGTGGTCATCGGGCCTACTCTTGTTCTCCTTCTTTGGTACCTCCCTGAATTCTGGGTGGCTCTTCTCTTTTCCTCTGGGATCTTCAAGGAGTGGGCAACGCTCGCCCTTCCCATCTTCCGGACCCTTGACTTCACGCTCGTGTTGGCGCTCCTGGCGCTGGTGGCGTACCTCCTCCGTTGGCTTCGCCAGCCCCGGGGAATGCCCGTGTCGCAGTGGGCGTCTCTTCTCACCTTTGCGGTTTTCGCCGGATACCTGCTCCTTAGCGTGAGCTGGAGCCCCTCTCCAGCTTACGGCCTGTCGAAGGCTTTGAGCTTCGCCGGGTTCGGCGGCGTCCTTTTTCTGGCTGCGTCTGGGATGGCAGGTAGGGAATCGGTCGTTCGGTCCCTCTGGGTCCTGTTTTTCATGGCATTGGGCACTTCCATATATACAGTCGCTACCCTTAGCCGGGCCTTAGGGAACCTGCCTAAGATCTACGAATTCTACCGCGCTTCCTTCCTGGGCGTAAACCCTATCAGTTACGCCCAGTGGTTGGGAACGATAGCAGTAGCGTCCTTCGCTCTCGGGCCGGGCCTTCGTTCTCGGGGAGCTCGCCTTCTGGCCTACGCCGGTTCCCTGCTGATGACCGCCGTGGTTCTGGCTGCCAATAGCCGCGGCCCTACTTTGAGTCTCCTTATTTGCCTTCTTGCCTTGGCTTTCCTAGAAAGCCGAAGGAGGCATTCGCTTCGGCCTCTACGCTGGTTGGCTCTTGGAGTCGTAGTAGTTGTCTCCTTGGTGTCCCTTCTTCCGGAAAAATTAGTGAGTCGCTACTCCGACTTCTCCACGGAGCGCAGCTGGGTCTCCCAGATCCAGTCCCGATTAACGATGTACCAGCGCCTCCGGGCGTGGGAGAGGGCTTTCGATGTGACGACAGAGGATATGGCCACGGCAACGCTCGGCCTCGGGTCTGGCGGATTTAGTCATGAGTATTACCACGAGGACGTTCCGTGGTGGCCCCACAATATCTTCCTGGAGGTCTTGTGTGAGGGAGGGGCAATCGGTCTTTTGCTTTTACTCGGACATTGGGCTACGTTATTGGTGGGCGTGTCGGCCGCGCGTTCCAAGGCCGCGCACCGCGATGCGAGCTTAGGAAGAATTTACCTTGCTGTGGGCTTAGGGATTCTCTTCCTCTTTGTTGGGGCTCAGTTCAGCGGCGACCTTAGTCACAACCGTCGGCTGTGGTACTTCCTGGGTCTTCTGTGCGCTGTAAACTCCGACGCCGCAGATTCCAAATAG
- a CDS encoding Wzz/FepE/Etk N-terminal domain-containing protein, which yields MSEWTLVDVLYALARRRRFVLGATAISFVVSIVVSLLLPKWYRASATVMPPRRDLGLFSLEQTIPVSSFNLLGYSEETLKYKAILESRVVAEKVIRKFRIMERYGKRRMDDAIRYLRKKTSVDINEENTITISVLDRDPETAASMANEFVRLLDSLLTHFEVEKAKNDRIFIANRLEQNKRDLQAAEDRLKEFSLKYGTFDISLQTQAEIQHAAEVQARIYATEVELGVKSRYLSPEHDEIRRLRFQLEELRRQLGEMRYGPNSSLFDEKSAAGLVIPFEQLPSVAIQYGQLYREVRVQRQLYEFLTEQYEQARIREARTTPVIQVLDPAVPPQRKAKPKRALIVLASTGVVGIWACLVVLLLARAEEIQHRDPERYRKYVELVWLFKPKPSR from the coding sequence ATGAGCGAATGGACTCTGGTAGACGTGCTGTACGCGCTGGCCAGGCGGAGGCGTTTCGTGCTCGGGGCGACAGCCATTAGCTTCGTGGTTTCCATCGTCGTAAGCTTGCTTCTTCCCAAGTGGTATCGAGCCAGCGCTACGGTAATGCCTCCGCGAAGGGATCTCGGCCTTTTCTCTCTGGAGCAGACGATCCCCGTGAGTTCCTTCAATCTCCTTGGCTACTCGGAAGAAACGCTCAAGTACAAGGCGATCCTTGAGAGCCGGGTGGTAGCGGAGAAGGTCATTCGAAAATTCCGGATCATGGAGCGCTACGGCAAGCGCCGAATGGACGATGCGATTCGGTACCTGCGGAAGAAGACCAGCGTCGATATTAACGAAGAGAACACCATCACCATATCGGTCTTGGACCGGGATCCCGAGACTGCGGCATCGATGGCCAATGAATTCGTTCGCCTCCTCGACAGCCTTCTAACCCACTTCGAAGTAGAGAAGGCGAAGAACGACCGTATCTTTATCGCTAACCGGCTGGAGCAGAACAAGAGGGACCTTCAGGCTGCCGAGGATAGGTTGAAGGAATTCAGTTTGAAATATGGGACCTTTGATATTTCCCTCCAGACCCAGGCCGAGATTCAGCACGCTGCGGAGGTGCAGGCGCGTATTTACGCGACCGAAGTTGAGCTCGGCGTGAAGTCCCGCTACCTCTCCCCGGAACACGATGAGATCCGCCGGCTGCGGTTTCAGTTGGAGGAGCTGCGGCGGCAGCTGGGGGAGATGAGGTATGGGCCGAATTCGTCTCTCTTCGACGAAAAGAGCGCAGCAGGGTTGGTAATTCCATTTGAGCAACTTCCCAGTGTGGCTATACAGTACGGCCAACTCTATCGCGAGGTCCGTGTTCAGAGGCAACTGTACGAATTCCTGACGGAGCAGTACGAGCAGGCACGGATTCGGGAAGCCCGAACCACCCCCGTGATTCAAGTTCTGGACCCTGCTGTACCTCCCCAGCGAAAGGCCAAGCCAAAGCGGGCGCTCATCGTCCTGGCCAGCACTGGTGTGGTGGGCATCTGGGCTTGTCTGGTTGTCTTGCTCCTGGCTCGGGCTGAAGAGATTCAGCATCGCGACCCCGAGCGCTACAGGAAGTACGTCGAGCTGGTTTGGCTATTCAAGCCTAAGCCTTCGCGTTGA
- a CDS encoding glycosyltransferase — protein sequence MLDGRRVMMVVTTGFEPDPRVYKEAVSLRRHGYDLTVVAWDREARLPPVERCDGITVWRYRRRSPIGGRFRQLSGFLGFFLFAWEKLRQGRYDVVHCHDLDTMPLGLVARWRGLRVIFDVHEMDYYNLYPFPFPFLFLLFERVAARCAHGVLLTVDVQWKKYGKWRIREAVQLRNVPPRGFVEQADSWRRDKQGRLVVGRVGFIKRGTGIEEIFAALELLRRQGYDVEALLVGKVHPDIREELEERLRLAPYVQHVGAVPYPEVPRYYAMLDVAVALYTRLEEHRFITPAKLLECLSCGVPVIANPVGDVARLAQRFGGIVLVPEPSSEALADSLRVLLDDPGRLQRLKEETRAARDEFVWEKMEERLVSFYKRILGDC from the coding sequence ATGCTGGATGGACGCAGGGTAATGATGGTGGTCACCACCGGCTTCGAACCCGATCCGCGGGTCTACAAAGAGGCCGTAAGCCTGCGGCGGCACGGGTACGACTTGACCGTAGTCGCCTGGGACCGGGAGGCCCGTCTTCCACCAGTTGAGAGGTGCGACGGGATTACCGTGTGGAGGTACAGGCGTCGCAGCCCAATTGGGGGGCGTTTCAGGCAGCTCAGTGGCTTCCTCGGTTTCTTTCTCTTCGCGTGGGAGAAGCTTCGCCAGGGCAGGTACGATGTCGTCCACTGCCACGATTTAGACACCATGCCCCTGGGACTTGTGGCCCGCTGGCGAGGGTTACGGGTCATTTTTGACGTTCACGAGATGGACTATTACAATCTTTACCCTTTCCCGTTCCCCTTTCTCTTCCTCCTCTTCGAAAGGGTAGCTGCCCGCTGCGCCCACGGGGTATTGCTGACGGTGGATGTCCAGTGGAAAAAATACGGAAAATGGCGGATAAGAGAGGCTGTTCAGCTCCGTAACGTGCCGCCACGGGGGTTTGTAGAACAAGCTGATTCCTGGCGGCGGGACAAGCAAGGCCGGCTGGTTGTGGGCCGTGTGGGTTTCATTAAGCGGGGTACGGGGATCGAGGAGATTTTCGCTGCCCTTGAGCTGTTGCGGCGGCAAGGGTACGATGTCGAAGCGCTGCTTGTGGGCAAAGTCCATCCCGACATTCGCGAGGAATTGGAAGAAAGGCTTAGACTCGCACCCTACGTCCAGCACGTGGGGGCAGTACCGTACCCGGAAGTTCCACGATACTACGCCATGCTGGATGTGGCGGTCGCCTTGTACACGCGCCTGGAGGAGCACAGGTTCATTACCCCCGCCAAGCTACTGGAATGCTTGTCCTGCGGGGTTCCGGTGATTGCCAATCCCGTGGGAGACGTGGCAAGGCTTGCGCAGAGGTTTGGCGGAATTGTTCTGGTCCCAGAACCCTCTTCCGAAGCGCTGGCGGACTCCCTGCGGGTTCTCCTCGACGACCCAGGACGCCTGCAGCGACTCAAGGAAGAGACCCGAGCAGCGCGAGATGAGTTCGTTTGGGAAAAGATGGAAGAGCGGTTGGTCTCTTTCTACAAGCGGATTCTGGGGGATTGTTAA
- a CDS encoding flippase has product MDRALEKRVGKNSLAIYGGRLANLIINLAAFVYLANYLGETLYGRLSFVLTYVGFFDILVNAGCNQILVRELAKGEIGRERILGTGLWLRGISLVIGMFACWACILALRYPAEVVYLVLIVSVNLLVSSRIASARSFFETVFQADLRMTLPMSLIFVDNLIFLGLVFWGGHRGAGVSEMAVAYTASNFFGFAVLAGRFFRENTVTWRFDPRLASRLLSQSIPVMLYLAFSNLNTRLDVLLVSLLRDDAEVGLYTSATRLVLPLTLLSTPITMSLFPVYSRAYRSDRMLFDRVLSTGLKLLLLLGLAIAAGLYFNGAWIYGLLYRQEYWAAAPAFSLIAVALGLMFLTFYLVEILIGVGRQHLATVTMFSVLTCNVCLNWILIQRGGYMGAAYTRLATALLSAVLFGLLVGRCTGTRLFRDMPRVAAVVGGTWFAAYAARGLFPPLQIVLVVGAMAAMVAITGYFRPREWELLARFVGRSEAQV; this is encoded by the coding sequence TTGGACAGGGCGCTTGAGAAACGGGTCGGCAAGAATTCACTGGCTATCTATGGTGGGCGGCTCGCGAACCTGATCATCAATCTGGCAGCTTTTGTCTACCTTGCCAATTATCTCGGGGAGACTCTCTACGGCCGGTTGTCTTTTGTGCTTACCTATGTTGGGTTCTTTGACATCCTCGTGAACGCTGGCTGCAACCAGATCCTCGTCCGTGAGCTAGCGAAGGGCGAGATCGGGCGCGAGCGTATTCTTGGCACGGGGCTGTGGCTCAGAGGTATTTCCCTGGTAATCGGGATGTTCGCCTGTTGGGCTTGTATCCTAGCTCTAAGATATCCAGCCGAGGTGGTGTACCTCGTGCTCATTGTGTCGGTCAATCTCCTCGTGTCCAGCAGGATAGCCTCTGCCCGCTCCTTTTTCGAGACCGTTTTCCAGGCGGACCTTCGTATGACACTGCCTATGTCACTCATCTTCGTTGATAACCTAATTTTCCTCGGTTTGGTCTTTTGGGGGGGTCATAGGGGCGCCGGAGTCTCAGAGATGGCTGTCGCTTACACTGCTTCCAACTTCTTCGGTTTTGCCGTGCTTGCCGGTCGTTTTTTCCGGGAGAACACGGTGACCTGGAGATTTGATCCACGATTGGCAAGCAGGCTCTTGTCCCAATCGATCCCGGTCATGCTTTACCTGGCCTTTTCAAACCTCAACACGCGTCTCGACGTCCTTCTGGTCTCATTGCTTCGAGACGATGCCGAAGTGGGTCTCTACACTTCCGCTACCCGACTGGTGTTGCCCCTGACGCTGCTGTCCACCCCGATTACCATGTCTCTCTTCCCGGTGTATTCACGCGCGTACCGGTCGGATCGGATGCTATTCGATCGGGTCCTAAGCACAGGCCTGAAGCTGCTTTTGCTCCTCGGACTGGCCATCGCAGCGGGACTGTACTTCAACGGGGCATGGATCTACGGGCTGCTTTATCGGCAAGAGTACTGGGCAGCCGCCCCCGCGTTCAGTCTGATTGCGGTCGCGTTGGGCCTGATGTTCCTCACGTTCTATTTGGTGGAGATCTTGATCGGCGTTGGGCGGCAGCACCTGGCTACCGTGACCATGTTTTCAGTGCTGACTTGCAACGTGTGCTTGAACTGGATTCTCATCCAGCGGGGCGGCTACATGGGTGCTGCCTACACCCGTTTGGCTACCGCCCTATTGAGCGCTGTTCTGTTCGGCCTACTTGTGGGCCGCTGTACGGGGACTCGTCTGTTTAGGGATATGCCACGCGTCGCGGCAGTCGTAGGTGGGACCTGGTTTGCAGCCTATGCCGCAAGGGGACTTTTCCCTCCCCTTCAGATTGTCCTCGTTGTTGGGGCCATGGCGGCTATGGTCGCCATTACCGGCTATTTTCGGCCACGGGAATGGGAGCTTTTGGCGCGATTCGTGGGTAGGTCGGAAGCCCAGGTTTAG